From the genome of Pseudomonas mohnii:
GCCTTCCTGACGGCGACGGACAGGAGGGCTTGCTAAGTTGCAACCGGCCCTGTTTGCCTCAGACCAGCTCGCCACAGAGGTCGAGTTCTACAAGTCGACGGACTTCGCTCGTTTCCAGCCCCGCCCCCAACAACCCGTGCAACTTGCCGAACGCCGCTTCACGGGTCATGCCGCCGCCGGACAACACACCGACCCCGCGCAAGCGACTGCCGGCCTCGTATACATCCAGCTCGACGCCACCTTCATGGCACTGCGTAACCGCCACCACCACCACGCCTTTGTCCCGCGCTCGCCCCAGGCTGGCGAGGAACGCCGGATTGTCGCTGGGCCCGGTTCCACTGCCATAGCACTCCAGCACCAGCCCCTGAATGCCGCTGGCGAGCAAGCCGTCCAGTACCTCGGCGCTGATGCCGGGGAACAGGGGCAGTACCGCGACATTCGCCAGTTGCCTGGGTTGGTTGTAGTTCAACTGCGGCGCAATCGAAGGCGCTTTCACGCCGCCGCCCTGACGTTCCAGACGCTTGAAGGGATGGCGGCCGAAACTGCGTACTTTCGCGCAGCGGGTCGGTGCCAACAGCTCGCCATGGAAGTACAGGTGCACACCCGGTGCCAGGCCTTGGCCCAAGGCAACCAGCGCGCCGCTGAGGTTTTCCCAGGCATCGCTGTCGGTGACGCCGGCCGGCAGCATGGAGCCGGTGAAGCACACGCGGGCCTGCAGGCCGAGCAACTGGAAGCTCATCGCCGCAGCGCTGTAGGCCAGGGTGTCGGTGCCATGCAGGATCAGCACACTGTCGCAGCCTTGCACGTCAACGGCATCGACCACGGCTTCACGCAGTTGCTGCCAGTAGGCCGGGGTCATGTTGGCGCTGTCGATCAGCGGCGACATCTCGCGAAAGCGCCACTGCGGCACGACCCGTTCCGGTTGGCTGTGCAGGTACTCGCGCATGCGCGCTTCGAAACCGGAGGCCGGGGCCAGACCATGGGCGCTGGCTTGCATGCCGATGGTGCCGCCGGTGTAGAGCACCATGACGTGCTGGGCGGCAGGGTAGTTCGAGGAATTCATGGGGATTCTCCGGAAGGAAGAGTGCCTGTGGAAGTGAGCTTGCTCGCTTCCACAGTTTTTCGAACTTTAACTGACGGGCGCGGAGTATGCGCCCGTCATCTACCCGTCAGCGTTGCGCTGCAGGTACGCCATGCGGTTCGGCTTGGGCCTTGGTGGCGGCTGGCGGATTGGCCGGCCACGCCTGGCGATCCAGATCCAGGTCCGGGAACTTGGCGGAATCGAACACCGGCGTCTTGATCCCGGCGGCGCGCTGGTCGTCGTAGTCGCGCAGGATGCGCATGCCAACCTTGAACAGCAGGAACAGCGCGATCAGGTTGACGAACGCCAGCATGGTCATGGTGATGTCGGCGAAGGCGAACACGGTGCCGAGGTTCTCGATGGCGCCCCAGAAGATCAATACCAGCACCAACGCAC
Proteins encoded in this window:
- a CDS encoding asparaginase, with amino-acid sequence MNSSNYPAAQHVMVLYTGGTIGMQASAHGLAPASGFEARMREYLHSQPERVVPQWRFREMSPLIDSANMTPAYWQQLREAVVDAVDVQGCDSVLILHGTDTLAYSAAAMSFQLLGLQARVCFTGSMLPAGVTDSDAWENLSGALVALGQGLAPGVHLYFHGELLAPTRCAKVRSFGRHPFKRLERQGGGVKAPSIAPQLNYNQPRQLANVAVLPLFPGISAEVLDGLLASGIQGLVLECYGSGTGPSDNPAFLASLGRARDKGVVVVAVTQCHEGGVELDVYEAGSRLRGVGVLSGGGMTREAAFGKLHGLLGAGLETSEVRRLVELDLCGELV